A genomic segment from Vicia villosa cultivar HV-30 ecotype Madison, WI unplaced genomic scaffold, Vvil1.0 ctg.000402F_1_1, whole genome shotgun sequence encodes:
- the LOC131627782 gene encoding G-type lectin S-receptor-like serine/threonine-protein kinase At1g67520: MLDTGNFVLEQLHPNGTKSLLWQSFDYPSDILIPAMKLGVNRKTGHNWSLISWLTPSLPYLGEFSLEWEPKEEELNIKKRGKVYWKSGKLGNNGLFDNIPANVQQNYQYVIISNKDEDSFSFKIKDRNSKMLTEWALFSDGRFVSLEGELGNADICYRYSNDTCKLQLLWIISMNRVKEENHNQCIVSFQYIMI; this comes from the coding sequence ATGCTAGACACAGGTAACTTTGTACTTGAACAACTTCACCCCAATGGAACTAAGAGTTTATTGTGGCAGAGTTTTGATTATCCATCAGATATTTTGATCCCAGCAATGAAGTTAGGTGTTAATCGAAAAACGGGACATAATTGGTCTCTAATTTCGTGGTTGACTCCTTCACTGCCATATTTGGGTGAATTTAGTCTTGAATGGGAAccaaaagaagaagaattgaacATTAAGAAACGCGGGAAAGTGTATTGGAAAAGCGGAaaacttggaaataatggatTGTTCGACAATATTCCAGCAAATGTTCAACAAAATTATCAATACGTTATTATCTCTAACAAGGATGAAGATTCTTTCAGTTTCAAAATTAAAGATCGGAACTCTAAGATGCTTACAGAATGGGCACTCTTCTCTGATGGGAGGTTTGTGAGTTTGGAAGGAGAGTTGGGTAATGCAGATATTTGTTATAGATATAGTAATGATACTTGCAAATTGCAACTACTATGGATAATAAGCATGAACAGAGTGAAAGAGGAAAATCATAATCAATGCATAGTCAGTTTCCAATATATTATGATATGA